One Triticum dicoccoides isolate Atlit2015 ecotype Zavitan chromosome 5B, WEW_v2.0, whole genome shotgun sequence genomic window carries:
- the LOC119309459 gene encoding GDSL esterase/lipase At2g42990-like, with protein sequence MSSRRHAMPVVLVLAHAVLALALERAAAGPGEVPAVIVFGDSTSDTGNNNFIQTVARGNYAPYGRDYAGGVATGRFSNGRLPADFVSEALGLPPSVPAYLDPSHTIHHLASGVSFASAGSGLDNITAQIPSAMTLSEQIDHFRQYTERLRRARGEAAARHIIAGALYIFSIGASDFMQNYLVFPVRGYSFTPAEYEAYLVGAAEAAIRAVHGLGARAVTFAGLPPLGCLPLERAVNLHRPGDCNEAYNMMAMSFNRRLEGMLGRLGRELPGARVAYVDQYGLLSAMIARPWEHGFESSAQGCCGSGTGYVETGALWGLDSALACDDAGKYVFFDAVHPSERAYRMVAGAILNASTSHSRSHRFH encoded by the exons ATGTCCTCACGGCGACATGCCATGCCCGTGGTCTTGGTCCTAGCGCATGCCGTCCTGGCACTGGCACTCGAACGCGCCGCCGCTGGTCCAGGCGAGGTCCCTGCGGTGATTGTGTTCGGCGACTCCACCTCGGACACTGGCAACAACAACTTCATCCAGACCGTAGCCAGGGGCAACTACGCTCCGTACGGGCGGGATTACGCCGGCGGCGTCGCCACCGGCCGCTTCTCCAACGGCCGCCTCCCCGCCGACTTCGTCTCCGAGGCGCTGGGCCTGCCGCCATCCGTGCCGGCGTACCTCGACCCGTCCCACACCATCCACCATCTCGCCTCGGGCGTCAGCTTCGCCTCCGCAGGCTCCGGGCTGGACAACATAACCGCGCAAATCCCG TCGGCGATGACCCTGAGCGAGCAGATCGACCACTTCAGGCAGTACACGGAGAGGCTGAGGCGGgcgagaggcgaggcggcggcgcgccacATCATCGCCGGCGCCCTCTACATCTTCAGCATCGGCGCCAGCGACTTCATGCAGAACTACCTCGTGTTCCCCGTCAGGGGCTACAGCTTCACCCCGGCGGAGTACGAGGCGTACCTCGTCGGCGCCGCGGAGGCGGCCATACGGGCGGTGCACGGGCTCGGCGCGCGCGCGGTCACCTTCGCCGGCCTGCCGCCGCTGGGGTGCCTGCCGCTGGAGAGGGCCGTCAACCTCCACAGACCGGGGGACTGCAACGAGGCGTACAACATGATGGCCATGAGCTTCAACCGCAGGCTCGAGGGGATGCTGGGCAGGCTCGGCCGGGAGCTGCCCGGGGCGCGGGTGGCGTACGTCGACCAGTACGGCCTCCTGTCGGCCATGATCGCCAGGCCGTGGGAGCATGGTTTTGAGAGCTCGGCCCAAGGATGCTGTGGCAGTGGCACGGGGTATGTGGAGACGGGGGCGCTGTGGGGCTTGGACAGCGCGCTGGCGTGCGACGACGCCGGCAAATACGTCTTCTTCGACGCCGTCCATCCGTCTGAGAGAGCGTACAGGATGGTAGCCGGCGCAATCCTAAATGCTAGTACGTCCCACTCGCGCTCGCACCGGTTCCACTGA